One Vespa crabro chromosome 4, iyVesCrab1.2, whole genome shotgun sequence DNA segment encodes these proteins:
- the LOC124423336 gene encoding ATP-binding cassette sub-family F member 1 isoform X2: protein MGIHGKTTLLRHIAKRAFSIPPNIDVLYCEQEVIADDTPAVEVVLNADIKCKELQMECKKLEELIEQGDNTVQERLQEVYEELKAIGADSAEPRARRILAGLGFSRAMQDRATKNFSGGWRMRVSLARALFVEPTLLLLDEPTNHLDLNAVIWLDNYLQAWKKTLLIVSHDQSFLDNVCTDIIHLDQQKLYYYKGNYSMFKKMYEQKRKEMIKAYEKQEKRLKDLKASGQSKKQAEKKQKEVLTRKQEKNRTKMQKQEEDTGPQELLQRPREYIVKFSFPDPPPLQPPILGLHNVTFAYEGQKSLFIDVDFGIDLSSRIAIVGPNGVGKSTFLKLLIGELSPHKGELIRNHRLRIGRFDQHSGEHLTAEETPSEYLMRLFDLPYEKARKQLGTFGLSSHAHTIKMKDLSGGQKARVALAELCLNAPDVVILDEPTNNLDIESIDALADAINEYKGGVIIVSHDERLIRDTECCLYVIENQQINEIDGDFDDYRKELLESLGEVVNNPSIAANAAVLQ, encoded by the exons ATGGGTAT acATGGAAAGACTACTTTGCTTCGGCATATTGCAAAAAGAGCCTTTTCTATTCCTCCTAATATAGATGTATTATATTGTGAACAAGAAGTTATAGCTGATGATACTCCAGCAGTAGAAGTTGTATTGAATGcagatataaaatgtaaagaatTACAAATGGAATGTAAAAAACTAGAAGAATTAATTGAACAAGGAGATAATACAGTTCAAGAACGGTTGCAAGAG GTATATGAAGAATTAAAAGCCATTGGTGCTGATTCTGCAGAACCACGTGCTAGAAGAATTTTAGCTGGTTTAGGTTTTAGTCGTGCTATGCAGGACCGTGCCACCAAAAATTTTTCTGGTGGATGGCGTATGCGAGTTTCTTTAGCAAGAGCATTGTTTGTAGAACCTACTTTGTTGTTACTTGATGAACCAACAAATCATTTAGATTTGAATGCTGTTATTTGGTTAGATAATTATCTACAAGCATGGAAGAAAACATTACTTATTGTATCGCATGATCAAAGCTTTTTAGACAATGTGTGTACAGATATAATTCATTTAGatcaacaaaaattatattattataagggAAATTATAGTATGTTCAAAAAGATGTatgaacaaaagagaaaagaaatgattaaagcttatgaaaaacaagaaaaacgcCTTAAAGATCTTAAAGCTTCTGGTCAAAGTAAGAAACAAGccgagaaaaaacaaaaagaagtgCTTACTCGAAAACAGGAAAAGAATAGAACAAAAATGCAAAAGCAAGAGGAAGATACTGGTCCACAAGAATTATTGCAGAGGCCCAGAgaatatattgttaaatttagTTTTCCTGATCCACCTCCGTTACAGCCACCAATTCTTGGTCTTCAca atgTAACATTTGCATATGAAGGACAAAAGTCATTATTTATTGACGTTGATTTTGGTATAGATCTAAGTTCTAGAATAGCTATAGTAGGTCCAAATGGTGTTGGTAAAtctacatttttaaaattattaattggaGAATTGTCTCCGCATAAAGGAGAGCTTATAAGAAATCATCGATTG agAATAGGTAGATTTGATCAACATTCTGGAGAACATCTTACGGCTGAGGAAACTCCATCAGAATATCTTATGCGTTTATTTGATTTACCATATGAAAAGGCTAGGAAACAACTTGGTACATTTGGACTTAGTTCTCACGCACATACAATTAAGATGAAAGATTTATCAGGTGGACAAAAAGCACGTGTAGCACTTGCAGAATTGTGTCTCAATGCACCTGATGTTGTCATTCTTGATGAACCTACAAATAATTTGGATATAGAATCCATTGATGCACTTGCCGATGCAATAAATGAATACAAAGGAGGCGTTATCATCGTATCGCACGATGAACGTCTTATCAGAGATACTGAATGTTGCTTGTATGTAATAGAAAATCaacaaattaatgaaattgacgGAGACTTTGATGATTATAGGAAGGAATTGCTTGAAAGTTTAGGAGAAGTTGTAAACAATCCAAGTATAGCTGCAAATGCTGCTGTTTTACAGTGA
- the LOC124423335 gene encoding dual specificity mitogen-activated protein kinase kinase 7-like isoform X2, translated as MSSTLENKILNLQERLRAENESRDRDRQSSEVGSGTGLQPSSSGSTSSPAVRRPKQLGEMGTPTRLRRQLDLPVSQMVPPKKHDSEFESKLQEIMKMNGILNINGQRYQTEMKDLEHLGELGNGTCGHVVKMRHKPSGVVIAVKQMRRSGNAEENKRIIMDLDVVLKSHDCPYIVQCLGCFITESDVWICMELMATCLDKLLKRSRQAIPEDFLGKVTVATVKALSYLKEKHGVIHRDVKPSNILLDESGGVKLCDFGISGRLVDSKAKTRSAGCAAYMAPERIDPPDPTKPDYDIRADVWSLGITLVELATGVFPYRDCKTDFEVLSRVVQDDPPSLPSDAPFSKEFRGFVSCCLTKNYKHRPKYHKLMEHPFIRKYDVSQDEDTNSSLSNAGCQWFGRVMRQLEPRLPEGQQRVTGHVSLKQTAHLRVQSEIPSFLKSNTTKETQNSNFLPFHQRSSSENGATYVSCSPYVLRRKEISRPFSPPMNNEVQQSELNYQRSFSPYRQSIEQNKDYVMNRCSNGQSKSEGRSFSPYRQDLNITDSGNRPYSPYHGRFEERDSNKDRWQNISRSLSPFARDYSPWRRENVDPPGVIQPPCESGRYSPFLQQRLGQIPTAPQTHPQSQDIYGSPMISRKRFPSEPPPQGSHGSTSPQLLISRFAHQLTQEPPPIMPPTQGGSKESAKKRFASYVRLRLGSDRAPSPEPPPRLSRGESPLALRRNLDQQSPSFSRRYISPSPPQPPPRRLSESNSVPGSPQHVRARLRYTPEPQRRPPPP; from the exons ATGTCCAGTACTctagagaataaaatattaaatttgcaaGAGCGCCTTCGAGCGGAAAATGAATCGAGAGATAGGGATAGGCAAAGCAGCGAGGTTGGCTCAGGAACGGGCCTGCAACCGTCATCGTCGGGTTCTACTTCAAGTCCTGCCGTACGCAGGCCAAAGCAAC TTGGCGAAATGGGTACCCCTACCCGATTAAGAAGGCAGCTGGATCTGCCAGTATCACAAATGGTACCTCCAAAGAAGCACGACAGTGAATTTGAATCTAAGTTgcaagaaataatgaaaatgaatggtATTCTAAATATAAATGGTCAAAGATATCAAACAGAAATGAAAGACTTAGAACATCTAGGAGAGCTAGGTAATGGTACTTGTGGACATGTTGTAAAGATGAGGCATAAACCCAGTGGAGTAGTTATTGCAGTAAAACAAATGAGACGTTCTGGAAAtgcagaagaaaataaaagaattataatggACTTAGATGTTGTATTAAAGTCACATGATTGTCCATATATTGTACAATGTTTGGGTTGTTTTATTACTGAATCTGATGTTTGGATTTGTATGGAATTAATGGCAACGTGTTTGGAcaaattattgaaaagaagTAGGCAAGCCATACCAGAGGATTTCTTAGGAAAAGTTACAGTAGCT ACAGTGAAAGCCCTTTCGTACCTGAAGGAAAAGCATGGTGTAATTCACAGAGATGTAAAACCTAGTAATATTCTTCTTGATGAATCAGGAGGAGTAAAATTATGTGATTTTGGAATATCTGGTCGATTAGTTGATAGTAAAGCAAAAACTAGGAGTGCAGGATGTGCTGCTTATATGGCT CCTGAAAGAATAGATCCTCCAGACCCAACAAAGCCAGATTATGATATACGAGCTGATGTATGGAGTTTGGGTATTACCTTAGTTGAACTAGCGACTGGTGTATTTCCCTATCGAGATTGCAAGACTGATTTTGAG GTATTGAGCAGAGTGGTACAGGATGATCCTCCGTCCCTCCCTTCAGATGCACCTTTTTCTAAGGAGTTTCGAGGTTTTGTCAGTTGCTGCCTTACAAAAAACTATAAACATCGACCCAAATATCATAAACTTATGGAACATCCTTTCATACGCAAGTATGATGTTTCGCAAGATGAAGATAcaaattcttctttatctaATGCTGGCTGTCAATGGTTTGGTAGAGTTATGCGACAACTGGAACCAAG GTTGCCAGAGGGACAGCAGCGAGTTACTGGTCATGTGTCCCTAAAACAAACTGCTCATTTGAGGGTACAGTCTGAAATACCATCTTTCTTAAAAAGTAATACCACCAAAGAGACACAGAATTCCAATTTTCTACCATTTCATCAAAGATCTAGTAGCGAAAATGGTGCAACTTATGTATCCTGTAGTCCATATGTGCTCagacgaaaagaaatttccaGGCCGTTTTCCCCGCCGATGAACAACGAAGTTCAACAAAGCGAATTGAACTATCAACGATCTTTTTCACCTTACAGACAATCGATTgaacaaaataaagattatgtcATGAATCGTTGTTCCAATGGTCAAAGTAAATCAGAAGGAAGATCGTTTTCACCATATAGACAAGACTTGAATATAACAGACTCAGGAAATAGACCATATTCTCCTTATCACGGACGTTTCGAAGAACGAGATAGCAACAAGGATCGATGgcaaaatatttcacgatcttTGAGTCCTTTCGCACGAGATTATTCTCCTTGGCGGCGTGAGAATGTTGATCCTCCAGGTGTAATACAACCACCTTGTGAAAGTGGTCGATATTCTCCATTTTTACAGCAAAGACTCGGTCAGATTCCAACTGCACCCCAAACGCATCCACAAAGTCAGGATATATATGGAAGTCCTATGATTAGTCGTAAGAG gTTTCCTTCGGAACCACCTCCTCAAGGCTCTCATGGTTCCACCAGTcctcaattattaatatcacgtTTCGCACACCAATTAACACAAGAGCCACCCCCGATAATGCCACCGACTCAGGGTGGATCGAAGGAATCTGCAAAGAAACGTTTTGCGTCGTACGTTCGTCTTAGGCTCGGGAGTGATCGTGCTCCTTCACCGGAGCCACCGCCGAGATTGAGTCGCGGCGAATCTCCTCTTGCTTTAAGAAGGAATTTAGATCAAcaatctccttctttctctagAAG GTACATCTCGCCTTCTCCACCCCAACCTCCGCCTAGGAGATTGTCAGAAAGCAATTCAGTACCTGGGAGCCCTCAGCACGTACGAGCTCGTTTACGTTACACTCCTGAACCTCAAAGAAGACCTCCGCCACCATAA
- the LOC124423335 gene encoding dual specificity mitogen-activated protein kinase kinase 7-like isoform X1 gives MSSTLENKILNLQERLRAENESRDRDRQSSEVGSGTGLQPSSSGSTSSPAVRRPKQLGEMGTPTRLRRQLDLPVSQMVPPKKHDSEFESKLQEIMKMNGILNINGQRYQTEMKDLEHLGELGNGTCGHVVKMRHKPSGVVIAVKQMRRSGNAEENKRIIMDLDVVLKSHDCPYIVQCLGCFITESDVWICMELMATCLDKLLKRSRQAIPEDFLGKVTVATVKALSYLKEKHGVIHRDVKPSNILLDESGGVKLCDFGISGRLVDSKAKTRSAGCAAYMAPERIDPPDPTKPDYDIRADVWSLGITLVELATGVFPYRDCKTDFEVLSRVVQDDPPSLPSDAPFSKEFRGFVSCCLTKNYKHRPKYHKLMEHPFIRKYDVSQDEDTNSSLSNAGCQWFGRVMRQLEPSFRLPEGQQRVTGHVSLKQTAHLRVQSEIPSFLKSNTTKETQNSNFLPFHQRSSSENGATYVSCSPYVLRRKEISRPFSPPMNNEVQQSELNYQRSFSPYRQSIEQNKDYVMNRCSNGQSKSEGRSFSPYRQDLNITDSGNRPYSPYHGRFEERDSNKDRWQNISRSLSPFARDYSPWRRENVDPPGVIQPPCESGRYSPFLQQRLGQIPTAPQTHPQSQDIYGSPMISRKRFPSEPPPQGSHGSTSPQLLISRFAHQLTQEPPPIMPPTQGGSKESAKKRFASYVRLRLGSDRAPSPEPPPRLSRGESPLALRRNLDQQSPSFSRRYISPSPPQPPPRRLSESNSVPGSPQHVRARLRYTPEPQRRPPPP, from the exons ATGTCCAGTACTctagagaataaaatattaaatttgcaaGAGCGCCTTCGAGCGGAAAATGAATCGAGAGATAGGGATAGGCAAAGCAGCGAGGTTGGCTCAGGAACGGGCCTGCAACCGTCATCGTCGGGTTCTACTTCAAGTCCTGCCGTACGCAGGCCAAAGCAAC TTGGCGAAATGGGTACCCCTACCCGATTAAGAAGGCAGCTGGATCTGCCAGTATCACAAATGGTACCTCCAAAGAAGCACGACAGTGAATTTGAATCTAAGTTgcaagaaataatgaaaatgaatggtATTCTAAATATAAATGGTCAAAGATATCAAACAGAAATGAAAGACTTAGAACATCTAGGAGAGCTAGGTAATGGTACTTGTGGACATGTTGTAAAGATGAGGCATAAACCCAGTGGAGTAGTTATTGCAGTAAAACAAATGAGACGTTCTGGAAAtgcagaagaaaataaaagaattataatggACTTAGATGTTGTATTAAAGTCACATGATTGTCCATATATTGTACAATGTTTGGGTTGTTTTATTACTGAATCTGATGTTTGGATTTGTATGGAATTAATGGCAACGTGTTTGGAcaaattattgaaaagaagTAGGCAAGCCATACCAGAGGATTTCTTAGGAAAAGTTACAGTAGCT ACAGTGAAAGCCCTTTCGTACCTGAAGGAAAAGCATGGTGTAATTCACAGAGATGTAAAACCTAGTAATATTCTTCTTGATGAATCAGGAGGAGTAAAATTATGTGATTTTGGAATATCTGGTCGATTAGTTGATAGTAAAGCAAAAACTAGGAGTGCAGGATGTGCTGCTTATATGGCT CCTGAAAGAATAGATCCTCCAGACCCAACAAAGCCAGATTATGATATACGAGCTGATGTATGGAGTTTGGGTATTACCTTAGTTGAACTAGCGACTGGTGTATTTCCCTATCGAGATTGCAAGACTGATTTTGAG GTATTGAGCAGAGTGGTACAGGATGATCCTCCGTCCCTCCCTTCAGATGCACCTTTTTCTAAGGAGTTTCGAGGTTTTGTCAGTTGCTGCCTTACAAAAAACTATAAACATCGACCCAAATATCATAAACTTATGGAACATCCTTTCATACGCAAGTATGATGTTTCGCAAGATGAAGATAcaaattcttctttatctaATGCTGGCTGTCAATGGTTTGGTAGAGTTATGCGACAACTGGAACCAAG TTTCAGGTTGCCAGAGGGACAGCAGCGAGTTACTGGTCATGTGTCCCTAAAACAAACTGCTCATTTGAGGGTACAGTCTGAAATACCATCTTTCTTAAAAAGTAATACCACCAAAGAGACACAGAATTCCAATTTTCTACCATTTCATCAAAGATCTAGTAGCGAAAATGGTGCAACTTATGTATCCTGTAGTCCATATGTGCTCagacgaaaagaaatttccaGGCCGTTTTCCCCGCCGATGAACAACGAAGTTCAACAAAGCGAATTGAACTATCAACGATCTTTTTCACCTTACAGACAATCGATTgaacaaaataaagattatgtcATGAATCGTTGTTCCAATGGTCAAAGTAAATCAGAAGGAAGATCGTTTTCACCATATAGACAAGACTTGAATATAACAGACTCAGGAAATAGACCATATTCTCCTTATCACGGACGTTTCGAAGAACGAGATAGCAACAAGGATCGATGgcaaaatatttcacgatcttTGAGTCCTTTCGCACGAGATTATTCTCCTTGGCGGCGTGAGAATGTTGATCCTCCAGGTGTAATACAACCACCTTGTGAAAGTGGTCGATATTCTCCATTTTTACAGCAAAGACTCGGTCAGATTCCAACTGCACCCCAAACGCATCCACAAAGTCAGGATATATATGGAAGTCCTATGATTAGTCGTAAGAG gTTTCCTTCGGAACCACCTCCTCAAGGCTCTCATGGTTCCACCAGTcctcaattattaatatcacgtTTCGCACACCAATTAACACAAGAGCCACCCCCGATAATGCCACCGACTCAGGGTGGATCGAAGGAATCTGCAAAGAAACGTTTTGCGTCGTACGTTCGTCTTAGGCTCGGGAGTGATCGTGCTCCTTCACCGGAGCCACCGCCGAGATTGAGTCGCGGCGAATCTCCTCTTGCTTTAAGAAGGAATTTAGATCAAcaatctccttctttctctagAAG GTACATCTCGCCTTCTCCACCCCAACCTCCGCCTAGGAGATTGTCAGAAAGCAATTCAGTACCTGGGAGCCCTCAGCACGTACGAGCTCGTTTACGTTACACTCCTGAACCTCAAAGAAGACCTCCGCCACCATAA
- the LOC124423336 gene encoding ATP-binding cassette sub-family F member 1 isoform X1 produces MSKADKEFDVTKKLSNMEIEETGKKLTHKEKKKLKKQQEYEKTMEMLTKPGGQGHSELESNFTVSQSQTQQRGNQQLENAVDIKVENFSIAAKGKELFTNASLLIAQGRRYGLVGPNGHGKTTLLRHIAKRAFSIPPNIDVLYCEQEVIADDTPAVEVVLNADIKCKELQMECKKLEELIEQGDNTVQERLQEVYEELKAIGADSAEPRARRILAGLGFSRAMQDRATKNFSGGWRMRVSLARALFVEPTLLLLDEPTNHLDLNAVIWLDNYLQAWKKTLLIVSHDQSFLDNVCTDIIHLDQQKLYYYKGNYSMFKKMYEQKRKEMIKAYEKQEKRLKDLKASGQSKKQAEKKQKEVLTRKQEKNRTKMQKQEEDTGPQELLQRPREYIVKFSFPDPPPLQPPILGLHNVTFAYEGQKSLFIDVDFGIDLSSRIAIVGPNGVGKSTFLKLLIGELSPHKGELIRNHRLRIGRFDQHSGEHLTAEETPSEYLMRLFDLPYEKARKQLGTFGLSSHAHTIKMKDLSGGQKARVALAELCLNAPDVVILDEPTNNLDIESIDALADAINEYKGGVIIVSHDERLIRDTECCLYVIENQQINEIDGDFDDYRKELLESLGEVVNNPSIAANAAVLQ; encoded by the exons ATGTCAAAGGCCGATAAGGAATTCGATGTTACCAAGAAGCTTTCGAACATGGAAATCGAGGAAACGGGTAAAAAATTAacgcataaagaaaaaaagaaattaaaaaaacaacaagaatatgaaaaaACAATGGAAATGTTAACGAAGCCTGGTGGCCAGGGTCATAGTGAACTAGAATCAAATTTTACGGTTTCACAAAGTCAAACGCAACAACGTGGTAATCAGCAATTAGAAAATGCAGTAGATATAAAAGTTGAGAATTTTAGTATTGctgcaaaaggaaaagaattatttaccAATGCCAGTTTGTTAATAGCTCAAGGTAGACGATATGGCTTAGTAGGACCAAATGG acATGGAAAGACTACTTTGCTTCGGCATATTGCAAAAAGAGCCTTTTCTATTCCTCCTAATATAGATGTATTATATTGTGAACAAGAAGTTATAGCTGATGATACTCCAGCAGTAGAAGTTGTATTGAATGcagatataaaatgtaaagaatTACAAATGGAATGTAAAAAACTAGAAGAATTAATTGAACAAGGAGATAATACAGTTCAAGAACGGTTGCAAGAG GTATATGAAGAATTAAAAGCCATTGGTGCTGATTCTGCAGAACCACGTGCTAGAAGAATTTTAGCTGGTTTAGGTTTTAGTCGTGCTATGCAGGACCGTGCCACCAAAAATTTTTCTGGTGGATGGCGTATGCGAGTTTCTTTAGCAAGAGCATTGTTTGTAGAACCTACTTTGTTGTTACTTGATGAACCAACAAATCATTTAGATTTGAATGCTGTTATTTGGTTAGATAATTATCTACAAGCATGGAAGAAAACATTACTTATTGTATCGCATGATCAAAGCTTTTTAGACAATGTGTGTACAGATATAATTCATTTAGatcaacaaaaattatattattataagggAAATTATAGTATGTTCAAAAAGATGTatgaacaaaagagaaaagaaatgattaaagcttatgaaaaacaagaaaaacgcCTTAAAGATCTTAAAGCTTCTGGTCAAAGTAAGAAACAAGccgagaaaaaacaaaaagaagtgCTTACTCGAAAACAGGAAAAGAATAGAACAAAAATGCAAAAGCAAGAGGAAGATACTGGTCCACAAGAATTATTGCAGAGGCCCAGAgaatatattgttaaatttagTTTTCCTGATCCACCTCCGTTACAGCCACCAATTCTTGGTCTTCAca atgTAACATTTGCATATGAAGGACAAAAGTCATTATTTATTGACGTTGATTTTGGTATAGATCTAAGTTCTAGAATAGCTATAGTAGGTCCAAATGGTGTTGGTAAAtctacatttttaaaattattaattggaGAATTGTCTCCGCATAAAGGAGAGCTTATAAGAAATCATCGATTG agAATAGGTAGATTTGATCAACATTCTGGAGAACATCTTACGGCTGAGGAAACTCCATCAGAATATCTTATGCGTTTATTTGATTTACCATATGAAAAGGCTAGGAAACAACTTGGTACATTTGGACTTAGTTCTCACGCACATACAATTAAGATGAAAGATTTATCAGGTGGACAAAAAGCACGTGTAGCACTTGCAGAATTGTGTCTCAATGCACCTGATGTTGTCATTCTTGATGAACCTACAAATAATTTGGATATAGAATCCATTGATGCACTTGCCGATGCAATAAATGAATACAAAGGAGGCGTTATCATCGTATCGCACGATGAACGTCTTATCAGAGATACTGAATGTTGCTTGTATGTAATAGAAAATCaacaaattaatgaaattgacgGAGACTTTGATGATTATAGGAAGGAATTGCTTGAAAGTTTAGGAGAAGTTGTAAACAATCCAAGTATAGCTGCAAATGCTGCTGTTTTACAGTGA
- the LOC124423706 gene encoding adenylate kinase 8: protein MALAKFFQKELGLQPITLKDLRENVITEKNVCLCNESESLAMNMRKLLKTGTLHNSGWILVDVPRTKQEARAFQRLGIIPTHIFQIIMSNDLGEKISEKTISNYHFVSNDIHNNINNVEMQKYKKNLRGLREAYANCLIEIEIGIRSIEELGRDCIALTKIKKHSGAPSLFRIVLIGSRGSGCRTLAKYLTKRFDLIHVDFNYIMKQVRLQETPISEVLRSFEHRWGEKPNPEIRIQIIDNYINKPECLNRGWVLTSYPITVEDFKLLDMIDTPPNKVIFVEVNADIRKERLLNRRYNVITGSKHNITSNDNSKNSDLGVHPDDYINVVTKEISQYDDNVLEMLKYAGESAFIIDGNADERSVRESVEGCLMQSKIYSEPRQPRQTPVIDPCDVEYNPEDEFDISIFDTIMPPEFKYTFI, encoded by the exons ATGGCCTTGgcgaaattttttcaaaaagaacTAGGACTTCAACCGATTACCTTAAAAGATCTTCGTGAAAACGTAATTACAGAGAAG AACGTATGTTTATGTAACGAATCTGAATCTCTGGCAATGAATATGAGGAAATTATTAAAGACGGGAACTTTACACAATTCTGGTTGGATTTTAGTTG ATGTGCCTAGAACGAAGCAAGAAGCTCGAGCTTTCCAACGGCTTGGCATAATACCCACacatatttttcaaatcataATGTCAAATGATTTAGGTGAA aaaatttccgaAAAGACGATTTCTAATTACCATTTTGTCAGTAATGATatacacaataatattaacaacgtgGAAATgcaaaagtataaaaagaatctTCGTGGACTACGGGAAGCTTATGCCAATtgtttaatt GAGATCGAAATTGGTATTAGATCGATCGAAGAATTAGGAAGGGATTGTATAgcattaacgaaaataaaaaaacattctGGAGcaccttctctttttcgaatTGTTCTAATTGGTTCTCGAGGTTCAGGATGTCGTACTTTAGCCAAGTATCTTACGAAAAGATTCGATCTTATACAcg tgGACTTTAATTACATTATGAAACAAGTACGTCTACAAGAAACACCTATAAGTGAAGTATTACGATCATTTGAACATAGATGGGGAGAAAAACCAAACCCTGAAATAAGAATACAAATAATTGAT AACTACATAAATAAACCTGAATGTTTAAATAGAGGATGGGTTTTAACGAGTTATCCAATTACTGTGGAAGATTTTAAACTCTTGGATATGATCGATACACCCccaaataa GGTAATTTTTGTCGAAGTTAATGCAGACATACGTAAAGAGAGACTTTTAAATCGCCGATACAATGTTATCACTGGAAGTAAACATAATATTACTTCGaacgataacagtaaaaatTCTGACTTAGGCGTACACCCtgacgattatattaatgtcGTTACAAAAGAA ATATCTCAATACGATGATAACGTATTAGAAATGTTGAAATATGCCGGTGAATCTGCTTTTATAATTGATGGAAATGCCGATGAAAGATCAGTTAGAGAAAGCGTAGAGGGTTGTTTGATGCAATCAAAGATATATAGTGAACCTAGACAACCAAGGCAAACACCAGTGATTGATCCATGTGACGTAGAATATAATCCGGAAGATGAATTTGATATAAGTATTTTTGATACGATAATGCCACCTGaatttaaatatacttttatataa